GTCGATGGAGATAACGTTCCTGTCCTCGTGCTTTCGGATACTTCACTCGAGGGTCACGATTCGCCGCCTCCAGAAGAGTCTTGTCGGGACGGCGAGGAAAACATTGGCGAGGTGTCGGAGGATGCTGCGATGCAAGTCTCTCCGATTGCCCGCGAATCGAGCGTCAGGGCTTCGAAGCTTTCCGTCCTTAATGATCGCGAGAGTGATCGGGAAGCTTAGTTTTCTTTGTTTGTTGTTTTCTTTTGAGTCCTGGAGGACTTGTGTTGTTGCCTTTTAGACTTTTGCCTTTCGAGGCTTCTACTTTGTTTTTCCTCTGTTATTTTCAACTCTTCGAATCGTATTAACTGATTATCTTTTATTGTACTTGTCTTTCAAATGCATGATTTCTCAAGATTTGAAGTGACTGTTTGTTTAGTATAAACGTTATTCGAGATATCGAATCGTTGTAGTGTTAAGCTCGTTATGACTTTGTCTCGGTCGATTTCTTTGACTCGCGATCGTTCNNNNNNNNNNNNNNNNNNNNNNNNNNNNNNNNNNNNNNNNNNNNNNNNNNNNNNNNNNNNNNNNNNNNNNNNNNNNNNNNNNAGTCATTGTCTCGGCCGTGTTGGTTTAAATCGCAACACGGTCGACTCCCGTGAATACGTGTCTGATCAGGACATATCCAACGTGGGATGCGAGTACCGGCATCGCTTAAGTGATCGTCTGCTTCGGAGATCGATTCCTCGGGGTGGAGGTTTGTTTTTTTTCTTTTTTTTTCGGCTGGACCCCTTTTTCTTTTGGGCTGCCTACATATCCCTTTGTGGGAATCAAGCCATTCGTAGTTCTTAGATTGCGAGTAAAAGTGGCTTTTGAGGCGCATTTACTAGGTTTTTTTTTTTTTTTTTNNNNNNNNNNNNNNNNNNNNNNNNNNNNNNNNNNNNNNNNNNNNNNNNNNNNNNNNNNNNNNNNNNNNNNNNNNNNNNNNNNNNNNNNNNNNNNNNNNNNNNNNNNNNNNNNNNNNNNNNNNNNNNNNNNNNNNNNNNNTTTGATGTTGGTAATTCTGGATACGGAGTAGTGCTTGGTCGCGCTTTCCCTCGATGTCGTCGAGTGCGTCGGGCAGCATGTCGCGGTTGAGTTCGATGTTTTGTGGCATTCGAGATCGGCGCAAGCTCGTCACATTCACTTCTGCGGGAGCCATTTCCTCGACGCCGTATGCCATTGAGAAAGGGGTAGCCTTCGTCGCTCCGTGAGGAATTGTTCTGTGGGACCACAGGACACCGTCTAGTTCATCTGCCCAGCAACCTTTCTTTAAGTCGAGTCATTTCTTCAGACCGTCGATGATGGTCTTGTTCGTCGACTCGGCTTGGCCGTTACTTTGCGGGTTTCTCGGGGTCGACATGTTGAGTCGAATTCGCCATCTGTCGCAGAATCCCTTGAAATGATGGGAGATGAATTGTGAACCGTTCTCTGTAATGATCTCGTATGGGAGCCCATGTCGGTAGATTATGTTCTTCCAGACGAAGTTTTGCACCTCCTTGTCGGTGATGCTGGCGTAGGCTTCGGCTTCAACCCATTTGGTGACGTAATCTAANNNNNNNNNNNNNNNNNNNNNNNNNNNNNNNNNNNNNNNNNNNNNNNNNNNNNNNNNNNNNNNNNNNNNNNNNNNNNNNNNNNNNNNNNNNNNNNNNNNNNNNNNNNNNNNNNNNNNNNNNNNNNNNNNNNNNNNNNNNNNNNNNNNNNNNNNNNNNNNNNNNNNNNNNNNNNNNNNNNNNNNNNNNNNNNNNNNNNNNNNNNNNNNNNNNNNNNNNNNNNNNNNNNNNNNNNNNNNNNNNNNNNNNNNNNNNNNNNNNNNNNNNNNNNNNNNNNNNNNNNNNNNNNNNNNNNNNNNNNNNNNNNNNNNNNNNNNNNNNNNNNNNNNNNNNNNNNNNNNNNNNNNNNNNNNNNNNNNNNNNNNNNNNNNNAATCGCTGCTGCGATCGCAGTCTGTTCCGCCTTCGTATCGATGCTCGATTTCTCGATCTTATGGATTGGGGTTGTCCTCTTNNNNNNNNNNNNNNNNNNNNNNNNNNNNNNNNNNNNNNNNNNNNNNNNNNNNNNNNNNNNNNNNNNNNNNNNNNNNNNNNNNNNNNNNNNNNNNNNNNNNNNNNNNNNNNNNNNNNNNNNNNNNNNNNNNNNNNNNNNNNNNNNNNNNNNNNNNNNNNNNNNNNNNNNNNNNNNNNNNNNNNNNNNNNNNNNNNNNNNNNNNNNNNNNNNNNNNNNNNNNNNNNNNNNNNNNNNNNNNNGAGTTTGAGGTAGGCGTCTATCCTTTCGTTGCGGACGTCGTAATCGCTGAGGTACTGGCTTACGACAAGTTGAGAGTCGCAGTAAGCACTGATTCTTTTGGCTTTCACTGCCTTGGCGAGACGGAGCCCTGCGATGAGGGATTCGTACTCAGCTTCGTTGTTTGACGCCGCAAAACCAAAGCTGAATGACTGCCGGATGAGTTCTCCAGTTGGTGATTGCAGTTGCACTCCTGCCCCCGACGCTTTACTCGTGGATGAACCGTCGACGTGTAGGATCCAGTTTAAACTTGGTAGGATGAGGTCTTGCTCCAGCTCTGGTGTTAACTCGATCAAGAAGTCGGCAAGGACCTGTGACTTTGCTGCTGTGCGATTCTTGTACACGATGTCATGTTCGCTCAGCTCCATCGCCCATTTAGTCAACCGTCCTGACTGGTTAGTATTCTGCATAACCGTTCGGAGTGGTTGGTTGGACAGTACTTTGATCGTGTGCGACTGAAAGTAGGGTCGCAGTTTTCTGGCCGAGGTGACGACGGCTAAGGCCATCTTTTCGAGTGTTGGGTATCTCGTCTCTGGCTCGGTCATTCTTTTACTTGTGTAAAATATTGGTTTANNNNNNNNNNNNNNNNNNNNNNNNNNNNNNNNNNNNNNNNNNNNNNNNNNNNNNNNNNNNNNNNNNNNNNNNNNNNNNNNNNNNNNNNNNNNNNNNNNNNNNNNNNNNNNNNNNNNNNNNNNNNNNNNNNNNNNNNNNNNNNNNNNNNNNNNNNNNNNNNNNNNNNNNNNNNNNNNNNNNNNNNNNNNNNNNNNNNNNNNNNNNNNNNNNNNNNNNNNNNNNNNNNNNNNNNNNNNNNNNNNNNNNNNNNNNNNNNNNNNNNNNNNNNNNNNNNNNNNNNNNNNNNNNNNNNNNNNNNNNNNNNNNNNNNNNNNNNNNNNNNNNNNNNNNNNNNNNNNNNNNNNNNNNNNNNNNNNNNNNNNNNNNNNNNNNNNNNNNNNNNNNNNNNNNNNNNNNNNNNNNNNNNNNNNGTCGCTTCTGTCGGATGGGTTTGAACGTTGGGTCGACGTGCAGTTCATGGGAGGTAACTGCGGGGTCGATCCCCTTCATGTTGGAAGTCTTCCAGGCGAACGTCGAGGCGTTATCTTTGACGAAAGAGATGATCCTTGAACATACGTCGTCAGATAGGTAGACGCCAACTCGGATGATTTTCGTCGGGTCGGATTCATCAATTGCGACTTCGCGAACTTCCTCCTTCTGGGGGTATATCTTGTTGAGTGGTTTACTGACGGAGTTGACAAGGGAAGCTTGCTGCTGCATCTTTACAGTTGCGATCAGTAGTTCTCTCGCGGCTTCTTGATCTCCCCGAATCGTCTGAGTTTTGTCGTCTTTTCCGGGAAATTTGACGCGGTTCTCTTGCGGCTTGTTGATCGCCCCGAATCGTCTGAGTTTTGCCATCTTTTCCGGGAAACTTGATGCATTGATGATAAGTCGAAGGGACGGCTTTCATGGAATGCAGCCATGGTGTTCCGAGTATGGCATTATAGGGTGCTTTGGCGCGGATGACGGGGAACTTGACGGTGCGGGTTATACCACCTCCGTAAACTGGAAGGCGAATTGTCCCGATCATTTGCTCTGAGACTCCGTTGAAGCCGGTGGGCGTGCGAGAAGAAGGCTTCATATCCCGCAAATCAACTCCCATTTTGTTGAGTGTGTCGCGAAAGATGAGATCGACTGAGCTGCCGGTATCAATAAGGACTTTTGCGACCAGACATTCGCTGATGTCAATGTTGACGAGGAGAGGATCGTTATGTGGCATGTGGACGCCCTTGGTGTCTAGTGCCGAAAAAGTGATCTGGTGATCATTTTCGACTGGAGAAGGCCACTTCTGAGAGGTGGTTGCTTGACGTTTGTAATCTTTGACGGCTCGAACCGAGTCACCGCAAGGTGGTGATCCGCCCATTATGACACTAATGTGCGGGGCTCGGGTAGCTCGCATTGATTCGAATTGCTTCCTCAAATCGTCAGTTGTGTTCTCGAATATAGGAGTTTCTTGGGGCTGTTTCTTTTTTGATTCGAGACGTCATTGCAGATCGGACCCTTTCGAACGGTTGAGTTGGATTTGCAGGTCGTCGGCCTTCGAATTGAACTGGTCGCGAAGGTCGCCAGTTTGACCGACTCTCCGAGTGTTGCATTTGGAGATGGTCGCACGGAGGTCGGCGGTTCCTGTGTTTTCGTTCGTGGCGCTTTTTCNNNNNNNNNNNNNNNNNNNNNNNNNNNNNNNNNNNNNNNNNNNNNNNNNNNNNNNNNNNNNNNNNNNNNNNNNNNNNNNNNNNNNNNNNNNNNNNNNNNNNNNNNNNNNNNNNNNNNNNNNNNNNNNNNNNNNNNNNNNNNNNNNNNNNNNNNNNNNNNNNNNNNNNNNNNNNNNNNNNNNNNNNNNNNNNNNNNNNNNNNNNNNNNNNNNNNNNNNNNNNNNNNNNNNNNNNNNNNNNNNNNNNNNNNNNNNNNNNNNNNNNNNNNNNNNNNNNNNNNNNNNNNNNNNNNNNNNNNNNNNNNNNNNNNNNNNNNNNNNNNNNNNNNNNNNNNNNNNNNNNNNNNNNNNNNNNNNNNNNNNNNNNNNNNNNNNNNNNNNNNNNNNNNNNNNNNNNNNNNNNNNNNNNNNNNNNNNNNNNNNNNNNNNNNNNNNNNNNNNNNNNNNNNNNNNNNNNNNNNNNNNNNNNNNNNNNNNNNNNNNNNNNNNNNNNNNNNNNNNNNNNNNNNNNNNNNNNNNNNNNNNNNNNNNNNNNNNNNNNNNNNNNNNNNNNNNNNNNNNNNNNNNNNNNNNNNNNNNNNNNNNNNNNNNNNNNNNNNNNNNNNNNNNNNNNNNNNNNNNNNNNNNNNNNNNNNNNNNNNNNNNNNNNNNNNNNNNNNNNNNNNNNNNNNNNNNNNNNNNNNNNNNNNNNNNNNNNNNNNNNNNNNNNNNNNNNNNNNNNNNNNNNNNNNNNNNNNNNNNNNNNNNNNNNNNNNNNNNNNNNNNNNNNNNNNNNNNNNNNNNNNNNNNNNNNNNNNNNNNNNNNNNNNNNNNNNNNNNNNNNNNNNNNNNNNNNNNNNNNNNNNNNNNNNNNNNNNNNNNNNNNNNNNNNNNNNNNNNNNNNNNNNNNNNNNNNNNNNNNNNNNNNNNNNNNNNNNNNNNNNNNNNNNNNNNNNNNNNNNNNNNNNNNNNNNNNNNNNNNNNNNNNNNNNNNNNNNNNNNNNNNNNNNNNNCGCACGCCGGTAACCTTTTGCGTGAAGGGTGTACGAAGAGATTCAGCAAGTACATGCTCGATTTGGGGCGCGGACGTCGTCACCTGGTGGATCTTCGAATTGATGTCGAGGACCGACTGTTTTAATGCGGCTAGTTCGCTTGCGGTGTGCGCGTTGATGTCGTTACCGGCGCTTTGGTTATCGTTATCCCGCGTAGGTGCTACGTCGGTGGTTCGTTCTTTGGCGAACAGGTGTCGACGATACTGCGCCGTTGAAGCTTCGGCGTTTGCGGCGAGAGGAGCAAGGATCTTTGCTATCGCCGTGATTTGGTCAGTTCAATATACTAATTATAAACTATTTTTAGCCAATTAAACATATATCAGTTTATGTTACTTAATTATTTTATGTAATTATCTGAGAAAATAGATAGATACAAATACAAATATTTCTATTACTTTAAAAATATACTTTTTATTGTTTTAAATTATTGTTAAAATAAATGATGTTTTTCTATTGTCAAGATTATTTATGCGAAATTGTTTTATGAAATTATATTATATAAAAGTGTATATTTTCATCTAAGAAAATATATATTTTCATCTAAGAAAATATAGATATAAAGAGAATATTTTATTAAATAGTTGAGGCTTGAGCGAGAGGTTCTTTGGCATCAGTGTTTTAAATCAAGTACTAGATGGAGGAAGTCCCCAACAAGATATCTTTGAGCTTTGAAGTGAATGAGTGGAGTAAAGGGTGAGTTTGTCGTTATTGCTCTGATTCAATTTCCATGGAGATTCTACGGTGGATAGAGAAGTTCGAGATGCGGTGAAGAGGGCTTTCCGACGATGGAGTTCTCGGGCAGTGATTGGGCCGCCCATTTGATGCTTGTTTTACACGTGTTGAGGACGTGGCACTTGAAGCTTCTCGAGATTCTTGTATGTGGGCCATTAGTTCACAAAATTTAATTTATCCGTTGGACTTTTAATGCTGTAAAACCTGATGACCATAGAATAAACAATGCCTTCTAGCATGTTAATGAAACATAAAGTCGACAAAAAAAACATGTCTAAGCATATGTTATATAAAGGGTGAATTTGCTGAATATTCATACAAAAAAATGAAGAATATAGCTATATTACAGTAATTCAGGTTGGATGAGACAATTTACTCACAAACATGACCAAACTCTCCTTCTTGCCGCGTACGCGTGATGTTGAAATGCCAAAACTAAATTTGTCATGCTATTCTACACATCATACAGTATAGTCACACAAATGATTTTATCAGTTTCAAAGGATAGAAAACTTGATACATAGAAACATCACAATGTAAACCGTTTATAAGTTAAAGAAAGAGTGATAGTGATGCCTCACTGCGATAAAGAAGAAGGAGGAGGAGAAGGAAAGGTAGGGGAGAGGGAGGAAGAGGAGGAGGATGGATAGGAGGAGGGGGAGGGAGAGGGAGAGGGGGAGGAAGATGAGCAGGACTACACTATATTTAGAACGAAATAGAATAGTATAGTATTTACAAGAATTGTTGCAAAAATTTGTGTGTATTCTTCATTGATGGTTGCATTTTTACAATGTGATTGCTATGTATCATATATGAGATACACTTGTTGTAAGGAATCACACCGAAAATTTCAAGTTAAAGCACCATCTACTAAAAATACACATTATCAAATTCATATTTTCTTGTAACATTAAGAAAGAATTTCTATTCTATGTTTATCAAACATAATAGTACAACACAATGCATATTGTTTATTTCTCCCATAGTTCTGCAGATTCTGTGTTTCTTAATCCACATACATTGGAAAATAACAAAATTGTAGACTCAAACAAATATATGAAGAAAAGATCAGACAATCACTTGTTGGATACGATAATTATATGTCGTGTAAAGTACTCACTGAGTTTTATAAAACTTGTAAATATTCATTGGAAAAAAAAGAGA
This sequence is a window from Brassica oleracea var. oleracea cultivar TO1000 chromosome C1, BOL, whole genome shotgun sequence. Protein-coding genes within it:
- the LOC106334201 gene encoding uncharacterized protein LOC106334201, with product MALAVVTSARKLRPYFQSHTIKVLSNQPLRTVMQNTNQSGRLTKWAMELSEHDIVYKNRTAAKSQVLADFLIELTPELEQDLILPSLNWILHVDGSSTSKASGAGVQLQSPTGELIRQSFSFGFAASNNEAEYESLIAGLRLAKAVKAKRISAYCDSQLVVSQYLSDYDVHYVTKWVEAEAYASITDKEVQNFVWKNIIYRHGLPYEIITENGSQFISHHFKGFCDRWRIRLNMSTPRNPQSNGQAESTNKTIIDGLKK